ACTCACCGTCTGCAATATCTTATCCACACGTTCCATGGATGCCAATCCTTTAGGGATATTATAACTGGCTTTTGAAAATTCTTTCAGCGGATTGATCAGACTGTACAGCATCACCAAATAAAAGATAAAGGAAGGGGCATCGATACTGGAGTTGTTATTCAGGATCAACGTTCCGCCGAACCAAAGGACGATCACGATCAGGATCGTTCCCAAAAATTCACTCATCGGGTGTGCCAGCTGCTGGCGGGTGTTCACGCGGCTGATCGTATTCCGGTAGATATTGTCGGCATTGATAAAACGCTCGTCCATCTTCTTCTCTGCATTAAAAGCCTTGATGATGCGCAGACCACCCAGTGTTTCTTCCACCTGCGACATTAGGTCGCTCCATTGGTTCTGGGCTTCCATCGATTTCCGTTTCAGCTTTTTACCGACCGTACCCATCACCCAGCCCATCAACGGTAGGACGATCAACGTGAAAAGTGTCAACTGCCAACTCACGGCAATCAGCGTTCCGAAATAAATAAGGATCAGGATCGGGTTCTTGAACAACATATCCAACGAACTCATGATCGAACTTTCGATTTCCTGCACATCGCCGCTTATACGCGCCAGGATATCCCCTTTACGCTCTTCCGAAAAGAATCCCAGCGGAAGGTCTAATATCTTTTTATAAAGCTGGTTCCGGATATCACGAACCACACCGGTACGGATCGGAATCATCGTTGCCGACGATAGAAAATAAGAGCCGGTCTTCAGCATCGTCATAAACGCCAGGAACAGTCCCAGTATAAGCAATGTCAGGCTCGCCCCGTAGTAAGAGATCAGGTCCGTAACGAAATAATAGAAATTATTGATGGCTATATCTTTCAGACTTACACCTTCCGCTCCCCAGGGGATATACTCGTATACCTTGTTATCCAGCTTGAACAATATCTGAAGAATAGGTATCAGCAAAGTAAAAGAAAATACATTCAGGATCGCTGACAAGATATTCAACAGGATTGTCAGAACCAGATATTTCTTGTAAGGGGGTACGAACCGTTTCAGTACCAGTAGAAAATCTTTCATGTTTATTTAGTCGATTGGATTTGGCGCGCAAGTTACTCATAAAAAACAGGTGGTGCAACGTTTATAGTTATCTTTGCATCTATTAGATATGGATGTTAATACAAATAAAACCATACGGATATGAATAAAACAAATCATTTCTTTCTGACCTTCACAAACAAAATGTTGGCCGGATTATTGAGCCTCCTGGGTTTCTCGTTGGCTGCTTGTGACAAAATAGGAACAGTAGAATACGGATGCCCCCATGCCGATTACACGATCAAAGGAAAGGTGGTGAATAACCAGGGCGACCCGATCCCTGACATACAGATAGAGATCAGAGATTCTATTCCGGAAAGTGCCTGGGCGCACAGTGATACGGTCTACAGCGATTCCAACGGAGAATTTCTGTGGAAAAAAGGAGATTTTCCGGGAATGACTTACCAGTTGATATCCAAGGATATCGATGAAGAAGAAAATGGCGGGAAATTCGCTACCAACAACTCATATGTCTCATTCAGGAATGCAGACTTTAAAGGAGGAGGCACCTGGTATGAAGGAGCAGCCACGATGGAAACCAAAATAACACTCACGCCATACGTCGATACCCACAAAGTTCCCCACGCCCTTTATACGATTCACGGACAAGTTACAGGCGACGACGGCTATCCGATAGCGGGTATAGTCATCAGCAGTAGCCCTTCCCTGCTGTCGAATGTTCCGGACAAGATATCCGATTACCTTGCCATTACGAACGGGAATGGAATGTACAGTTTCACGTGCGACCTGGAGACAATAGAAGAATATACAATCGAAACTGAACTTTTAAAAGGATACTGGAATTCCAATCCCTATGAAATGAAATCAGAAATGATTAACTTTGCAGAGATAGAACTATCAGGAGGAAAAGGGATGCTGATCGGAAAAGGATCGAAAGAAGTAAACTTCACTCTGAAAAGGAAATAAAAACTAAAAAAGACAAGGATGGATAAACGCCCCGGATTTCGTAAGCGTATCGCTTTGGAACTCGCCCGAAGTATCAGGAGAAACAAAGCCAAGCTACACGAACTACGCACACTCTTTTGGGAATGTACGCTTCGTTGCAACGCTTCCTGCCGTCATTGCGGCAGCGATTGCCACGTATCGGCCGGCATGAAGGACATGCCGATGGAAGATTTTCTGAAAGTAATAGACGATATTACTCCTCATGTCGACCCCAATAAAGTACTGGTTATATTTACCGGCGGAGAAGCCCTCGTTCGCAAAGATATTGAAACCTGCGGACTGGAATTATACAACCGGGGCTATCCCTGGGGGATTGTCTCGAACGGCCTGTTACTTACCCGCGAACGACTGGACTCCCTATTGGCTTCCGGGCTGCACTCGGCAACGATCAGTCTCGACGGCTTCGAGGAAGCACACAATTGGTTGCGCCGCCATCCGAAGAGTTTCGAGAACGCAGTCAATGCCATCTGTATGCTGGCGGAAGAGAAAGAGATCGTCTGGGATGTCGTCACTTGCGTGAATCAGCAAAATTTCAAGGACCTGAAACTATTCAAGGAATTTCTTGTGGAGATGGGTGTAAAACGGTGGCGTCTGTTCACCATCTTTCCCGTCGGACGCGCT
This is a stretch of genomic DNA from Parabacteroides chongii. It encodes these proteins:
- a CDS encoding radical SAM-associated putative lipoprotein, coding for MNKTNHFFLTFTNKMLAGLLSLLGFSLAACDKIGTVEYGCPHADYTIKGKVVNNQGDPIPDIQIEIRDSIPESAWAHSDTVYSDSNGEFLWKKGDFPGMTYQLISKDIDEEENGGKFATNNSYVSFRNADFKGGGTWYEGAATMETKITLTPYVDTHKVPHALYTIHGQVTGDDGYPIAGIVISSSPSLLSNVPDKISDYLAITNGNGMYSFTCDLETIEEYTIETELLKGYWNSNPYEMKSEMINFAEIELSGGKGMLIGKGSKEVNFTLKRK
- a CDS encoding ABC transporter ATP-binding protein, producing MKDFLLVLKRFVPPYKKYLVLTILLNILSAILNVFSFTLLIPILQILFKLDNKVYEYIPWGAEGVSLKDIAINNFYYFVTDLISYYGASLTLLILGLFLAFMTMLKTGSYFLSSATMIPIRTGVVRDIRNQLYKKILDLPLGFFSEERKGDILARISGDVQEIESSIMSSLDMLFKNPILILIYFGTLIAVSWQLTLFTLIVLPLMGWVMGTVGKKLKRKSMEAQNQWSDLMSQVEETLGGLRIIKAFNAEKKMDERFINADNIYRNTISRVNTRQQLAHPMSEFLGTILIVIVLWFGGTLILNNNSSIDAPSFIFYLVMLYSLINPLKEFSKASYNIPKGLASMERVDKILQTVSTIQNPATPKPISLNKSIRYNDVWFKYQNEWVLKNVNLEIPKGKTVALVGQSGSGKSTLVDLLPRFYDVEKGRIMIDDTDVRDASLYDLRGLMGNVNQEAILFNDTFFNNISFGVEGATLEQVQEAARIANAHEFIMASEEGYDTNIGDRGGKLSGGQRQRISIARAILKNPPILILDEATSALDTESERLVQEALENLMRNRTTIVIAHRLSTIRNADEICVMHEGEIVERGRHEELLELNGYYKRLCDMQSF
- a CDS encoding TIGR04133 family radical SAM/SPASM protein, giving the protein MDKRPGFRKRIALELARSIRRNKAKLHELRTLFWECTLRCNASCRHCGSDCHVSAGMKDMPMEDFLKVIDDITPHVDPNKVLVIFTGGEALVRKDIETCGLELYNRGYPWGIVSNGLLLTRERLDSLLASGLHSATISLDGFEEAHNWLRRHPKSFENAVNAICMLAEEKEIVWDVVTCVNQQNFKDLKLFKEFLVEMGVKRWRLFTIFPVGRAAEVPELQLSNEQFTWMLNFIRYCRKEGLIHVSYGCEGFLGNYEAEVRDSIFQCNAGVNTASVLADGSISGCPSIRANFHQGNIYKDKFIDVWNNEFKPYRNREWTRKGQCADCKMYRYCEGNGMHLYDDDGNLLFCHYNRIK